In Epinephelus lanceolatus isolate andai-2023 chromosome 7, ASM4190304v1, whole genome shotgun sequence, the genomic stretch ATCTGACTGTATGtaatgtataaccatattttagcagaataacattactcagattcataatgtgttaaaactagataaacaagttatttttaatAAGACAAGCTCACTTAACaatcaacacaggcaactgGTTTGAAGTAAATAacctgttagccagttagcagcctgttagctaagctagcacactgtaATACGGTCTCTCTGAAATCCACTGCAAAAGTTCAGTATCTTTTTAACACAGTCGAGGCAAACTCCAGACCTAAATATTACGAGAGAAGGAGTTTCACAGGCACTCATCTCCGTACACATATGaaagtggaaacgaggcttaAGAGTAGCCTACttgtttttcagatttttttttctcttgcacAAGTACATTTGCAATAAATATGTCCTATACTCTGCTACACACTTCTCGTTTTTTTTACCGATACCTTCTAAGATATGTCTTATAAATTCTTATATTAAGCTAAGCTCACATGCATGACAACGACTGTCCAACAACGAGAGATACGACTAGCCCATCAAAACACCGCAGATGGAGCAGAGGTGTTTTGAACAAGCGGCAAcgtccagggctgaaaaatgaagccaaaaactgcagttcctcaaacagccacttgaggctggctccagaggggAGACgatccccatagaccaccatatTAAAACTtaacagctgaaataaacatgtttacagcctggtgcaaaaaacggttttggtctctatagctaatttcaacattcatttcAACTGtgtgctggggggggggggggggggggggttatatAACTCATCCATCTCAATTTCATTAAGGCTCGAAGTTATTGGGTAGTTTGGGATGTGACTGCTTTGTGTGACAGGCTGTCTATGATGTGTCACTATAGTCTATGAGAtcaaagataagataagagatAAGATCCCTCGCTGCTCCATAACTCCCCCTCGGTATGGGGGATATGGCACTTAGATGAATTTCCGTGCACTTCACATTTGTTATCATCTGTTGAGGACCTGTGTGAATGTAATACGCTGATGAAATAAACTGCATCTAATGAAGCTACTAACCACTTACAGGATCGTTTTTACCCTTATTTAAGTTGATTATTTTTATGAGTACTTCTCTACTTCAGTCaatatcattaaaaagtaacaatatttttatttaagtagTGTTTTTGTTTACTCTACCTATCACTGTTTACCTGCATTTAGTCAGTAAATCAATAAATTGATGAACAGGAAATGAGCTGGCAGTAGTTTTACTAACTAATTAATTGTcagttgatttcattttttcaagCCAAACTGTGTCAGCCTAAAAATGTAAGGATTTCTCACTTTTACTTGTCCtacaccaaacaaacaaacaaacaaacaaacaaaaaagcattATTAAAACATCATCTTAGGCATTTTTTTTTGctactttctgacattttatacacCAAACCATTAATCAGTTGAGAAAACAACTGGCAGGGTAATAAATAACGAACACAGTTAGTTGCAGCCCCAGCTGTAGGCCTATGATTTCTTTATACATACATCTTCCTGTACTGCACATTTGTTTTCAGCTCTGTGTGCAGATGTAGCTGCCGACAATTTGAGTCTAGTCCTTCAGTGTGTCAAGATGAGCCCGATTTCATTTACTGACttttctgctgtttctttgaGGCAATGTTGTGCTTGTAGTGAGTATTTTAAAACTCATCTATGTTTTAGGAATCCAATaatttattgtgtgtgtttttcagttttgctTGTTACTCATAAAAGTCAAAGTATCATTTTTTGACTGCTCTTTAGTGAATGTATTTATATCTTGTAAATAATTGCCACATACATTTCCCTGTCAGTCTGCAGTAAATACACTTAATGTGTGGAAACTTTTCTATCCGGACTAGAATTGTGTCTGAAAAATGTTAAGCTGCTCAGTAGATTAGTTGCAgtggcggaaatcccgggggggggggggggggggacatgactcccccttcagtaaagctgtccccccctagaataatttgagacacaattaataatttttgaacaatgcagtagtatttattgaaagcacaatgtaagcagtgctcattataatcgtgcaataatgtgctatttaaatcttaaaagatttagtccccccctcccattcctagtagtggtatatcccacactctttccaacaggTGGGGCTACTTGGCTcatagctaatgggtacctgtctgtaggctctccacctgtcagtgagacaaacatgaaagacgtgcagtctaacggacgaggagcggtcattatgcgcgactattacgcacggttgtgaggtgcgcagcggcagatctcacagcacattgtttataaaccagtttaccagtttaactgcaggaaatgtttagttgttaagccatttctcataagtatagacattcactctgcctgttggagagatagagagaagattaaagtgtcaaattgcggtaaaataTGCTgcataaaagacaggctacaactttttttccttgtccccaacctggaattattctctaaaattttactgtttattgtccccctcCAACTATGAAATGGCCACCTGCTGGTGGGACGGGTGCAATTTGAAAGGTGACACAGATTGTTTTTAAAGTCTCTgtatgcgacattcagagcattaatacagcaataaaccactatttgctatgtaaagaaaTAGCAAAGCAATGGCGTCCTGCGCAGAGGATCTGTGGGTTTTGATttccgagcttctctgtggtttgttgttgtAGCCTGTCcgactgtgtgtgcatgtgtgtatcccactggctagttcatcactgctgctttgcACTGCACTCACGCGGCAGTCACTGCTGATATCAGGACGGGGCCATTACGGAAGCGTAGTacccaccctctggttccctgctggttaacactgttaactctgtcagcactgtttaggaagttagcaacattagctgcgaGCTGTCGGCTCAGCCACCCCCACGTTGAGAAATGTGTGCAGACAACTCATTCACTCTGAATTACACACAGAGCCCCTTTAAAGATAAGACTGCTCAATCAGGGTTGTATATTGTGTATCATGTggtgactttgttttttgtgtacctgaatattttgaaaattcaatAAAGAGATGTTTTAAAAACCTGCTCCAATCATATAGAAGGTTTTATAAGCATTTTAGTACAACTCTGACTGCTTTCATTGTGTCTGGCTCCTCAAACAGCCTTTTATGGTCAATTCCTGCACTGTGATTATTGCAGTGCAATTaaatgttacagtgtgtttttttttcataatgtgATACAAGAATGTTCTGAAATAACTTTAAGTTTAGATATGTCACCCTTACTGACAAACAGGCTACGTTAGACAGctctcagtgagtgtgtgtgaaattttggACTGCTTTTTGTCCAAGGAAGCTTGCCTGGAGCAACACTAACTTAAAAAACTTTGATGTAATGTTTATAATCTTGGAGTCTGTATACCTTACTTTGCTCCAAGTTAAAGGCGTACAAGGAGACACGATAATTCAGAACCTGAAAAGGACTGACTCAAACTTTGCAACTGGTAGCTGTATGCTTGCCATTTAtgtgcaaaaacaaatacaaggtGTTTACAAGATTTAGGATCAGATAGGTCAGATCAGCCGTGAACAACAGAATTCCCATGTGTCTTTAAGCTGCAGATGTTCTCAGGTTGAGACCTCAGGGGTCAGAGGTTGCAGTGGATCTTGCTGGCGGCATCCAGCCTCAGTTTCACCTTTTCTGGCTTTAAAATTGTTCAGAAAGCTGCAGCCACACTGAcacaatcacaaacacacacaaacatgctgacataaacaaacatacaaTTTCCAGcactccacacacactcacaaacaaaacacacgtGCCGTCCACTGCCACTGGTACGTACACACCGTCAACCAAAAAACCCCCCACATACATTACATATCAGTGACAGTATGCAGAGGAAGGTGCAGGGTAATAACAAGTGTGAGACAGGAAATCCCACACTGTGGGTGGAGGCTAATGAATACTCACGGAGCAACATGAGCGGAGAGCTGCTGCCCTATCACAGAATATTTAAGTTCTGACAAGAGTTATACAAGAGAGCAGGGCACAAACATAAACTGAACAACAATATCTCCACAGATACCCCCTTGCAAACAGATGAGCCTGTAGTGTTGAGAGCAGTTTCAGTGTTTTGCTTTGACATGGCGGATATATAAATCTATATACAGTAGACGCATTGTGTGGAATTCTTCACCAGAAGATTTGTGGACTTCTTTGTATGCCTGCCTTTCATGCATCTCTGAGGCCAGTTAAAAATGAGCATGAAATAAGGTCGCATGGTGCTCTGTGACAATGTATCAGTATGCTACACCAGAGATTGTACACAGAAACGTACCCTCCGGGGGTTTCTTGGCAGTTTGTTGATTAGTGTTACATAAACAGGCCCCTCCTGAACCTCAACTCCCTCCCTGGAATCTGCTCTCTGAAGCCTCTCAGATCTGAAAATCAGAACTTTGgaaaattatattttgttacGTGCCTTTGGTATCTCACCAAAAACGCCTCGAGGCAAAATAACCCCAGCTATGTGACACTGCGTAGTGATCCTGCCCTAGgtactaatgtgtgtgtgtgtgtccatgtgagGAGGTGATGAGCTGCAGACTGATGCCAGGGGCATCAACACATTCCCATTTGACCACAGtaaatgtgtacacacacaggcacacgccgatacacaaacacatgctcaCAAATATATATAACCATTATCTACAGTGTCATAAGGAATCATCACCCTGCCAATCAGGGGAACAATCCTCTAAAATGCAGCAGCCATGCTTGTAGCTGAGACTTTATTCCGTGAGCCCAGACTCCATCactaaataaagacattttcttAGCCTCCTCGCCACAACACAGCCCGCAGCATGAGCATTTCACCACAGAATATATTGTTTAATTTCCTCTGCAGGTTTTTAAACAGCCATGACAGCGGGGTGTTGAATGCTTGCCAGTCTCGGTGGCATCAGGGAGCCCAAGCGGGCCCCACAGGCCTCTGAACAAACCGACCAGAGCAGAGGGAGGCCACCTACTTTTCACTTGGCACACTCCAGCTATTTGTTGCACAGCAGATTAACTGAGACTCAGGGAATCAATGCAAAGATAACACAAATAATGTTTGGATAAGACTGTGAAGAATTCCTTCTCAGCCTCTTGAAAACATGTTCTATCCCATATTACGGGCTCTGAGTTTAGAGATCTCAACGCCAGTGTTGGCTTTGGCATTTTAGAGTTGGAACATTTGAAAGCTGGTCCAATTTTAAAGtctgtgacataaaatatgatgcaatCGAACTTACTTACATACACAGAGGCTGTGAAGTCATAGAAATAATATAGATCCACCCCTTCTGCGCCATTTATATTGAATGCTGCAATAATAAATGGGGGATGTTATTTTTTACTCCTGCAGTAGGCCTATAAAATGACCactaaagtaaatcaaagcccACTCATAGGTTTGGTGACAATTCAGAGCAGTAAATTCTACCCAGGAGACTCTCCAAGTGAGAGCTATAGATATGATTTACAAGGCCTGCAGCTTTTAACTCCTCAGTTTAACTTTCTACAGACATTTAAATGGCTGAAATGCCTTTTTATGGAAGTCTCATTAGCTAATTTAATGTAAGAAAGTTTAAAAAGTGGGAGTGTGTTGTGAGGAAAAGGACGTGGTGGTTTCATTTATGACAGTGTAACAGACCACAGTATGGACAACCTGTTGAACCTACCTATGGGTAAGGCGAGGAAGAAGGGCAGCCAACAAAGCGTAAACATGCCGACCACAACTCCCAAAGTTTTTGCCGCTTTCTTCTCCCGGGAGAATTTCAGAAGTTTCACCGTGAGGGAACTCCTCGCTTGGTGCGCGCGGCCCTTGCCGGTGCCTGAACTACCTGGCTCCTCGTGCACCTGAGAGCCCTTGTGGATCCTGAGTGTCAGCTCACCGGAGTTCATCCTCTCGCGCATCACACCGGCTTCCAGGTTCTTAGTGGTCCGTTTGGCGACTATATACACCCGGCAGTACATGGCCAGAATAACGATGAGAGGGATGTAGAACGAGCCGAGGGAGGAGAAGAGCGCGTAAAATGGCTCCTCGGTGATGGGGCACTCCGTGTCGTCCGGCGACGGCGGCTGCTTCCACCCGAGCAAAGGTCCGATGGAGATGACCACCGACAGCACCCACACCCCGAGCATGGCCAGCAGAGCCCGCTTCTCCGTGACGATGCCCGGGTACTGCAGCGGGTGGCTCACTCCGATGTAGCGGTCGATGGATATTACGCACAGGCTCATGATGGACGCGGTGCAGCACAGCACATCCACCGCCGCCCAAATGTCACAGAAGATCCTGCCGAACACCCAGTAGTCTAAGATCTCCAGAGTGGCCGACACCGGCAGCACCGTGGTGCCCAGCAGCAGGTCGGCGATGGCCAGGTTGATAATGAAGTAGTTCGTCGGTGTCCGCAGGTGCCTGTTGCACATCACCGAGAGGATGACGAGGATGTTGCCCGCGATTGCGAACACGATGAAAGCCCCCAGCACCAAGCCGAGCGGGATGGCTCTGGTGAGGTCCACCCCCGTGTGGTTCCCCCCGGAGCTGTTGGTGAAGTTGACCGGGTAGGACGCGCCCGGAGTCCCGCCGAGTTCCGAGGAACCATTTTTCCACAAGTTTGTGACATTGTCAGTGCTCAGACTCATTTTGACTCAAGAGGTCCTCCATAGCAGGCTTCAGATCACTTGTAACTGCAACTCACGAAAgagttttacattaaaaaatatatctgaATGGTCTACGTCTGCATGGTGTGACTGCGTGTCTGCAATTTCGTTTCCAAATCACCGCTGAGATGTTTTATCAGAGAAAACCGCTCACTGTGCAGCCGTACAGACCCCATGAAATCCTTCTCCCTCCACTCTCCTGAGGGCTCAGTGGAAAAGTGAGGGGGGCAGCAGTCATCTCCTGCCTCCTCTGCGCCACACACAGCTCTCCCATGCACTGACCAAACATACCTAAACACGAGCCTGTGAAGCGCGCATGACGCATCATTGCAAGAAAAACCGTGCGCTCCACAGAAAACGCAtaacaaactgtacatttgcACCATTTTACGCAACTGTGCGGGAAAGAATTGCGCGTTTTGGGAGAAGCGCCTCTGTTTTTCCTCACCGTGGGAGGGTGCTTAACTGGACAATTACAAGCGAATGCTTTTGTGCCAAAACCACATTAACTTTGTTGTCAGTTTTTTAGGTTTCTAAAAGGAGCACTATGCTTCAATGGCATTAGAGGATACTTTgtaatggagaaaaaaatgtgctTGAGCATAATGTCTCAGTGTAAATCCCTACTGACATAAGATCTACTCACTTTCCGTCTATGTGTGGTCCTTGAAAATCAATCAGGAGCTTCAGGCAGGCAACTTAAAAGGTAAAGTTAAAAAGGCCAAACTGATAAAATTCAAAAGTGGATAACAAAATCACACACCCCCTCTGCTGCAACAGGTATTTCTTGTGAAATATAGTTTCCTATTTTGGTCAAATGCAGGAGTTCCTCTCAAGTAGCCTAATCTCATTTTGGAGCTCTGTGACTGATTTAATGGGCTGAGTTCAAACACAGGCACATTCCTAAAACTGAGGTTCCTCCTGTTTAAAGGCTTTTCACTACACACGATGTAACCGGTGGAGATAGTAAACAGCTTAAGTCAATGACTGATTTACAATTCAATGAAAAAAAGCCCCCTCATCAAGTGTTTAAAGCTCCACATCTGCAGCCTTAATCTGAACTGACTTCATTCCCCAGAAATGTTTGTAGCTTCAACTTATAGTTTGAACAAGGTATCATGAGGTCTATGATGTCATCAGAATTTGAATGAATTAATCCAAAAAAATCAGCATGTTTGGTTTATTTATTCTCAACATTCAGTCCTCACTATTTATGTAATAATACTGTCTATAAAGGCAGTCTTGTTGGGTGGAAGATGTTTGTCTTTATCCAGTGAAAACCTTAGTCTTTACCCTCTATTTCtcacttttactttttcattatttctgtTACTTCAGTTTCTAACCCTTCCATATTATATGTAGGCCTATTGTAAACTATGGAGAAACAAaaggtgaaaaacaaaaatgcagttCTTTGAGACTGAAGCATGCTTGTCACTGATGATTGATGGTGTATGTAATAAAAGTTGACTTGTCATAAAATCTAATGTCGACAGCTTCTTCACAGCTACAGTAAACTATAAATTGACAGCTTCCACCTCTCATATTTTCAGAAGACTTTAGAGCGTCTGGCAGTTCTTATTCTCACCGAAATCTAAAGCTGTTTCTCCCACTGCAGTCCAAGCTGTGATAATTTGCACTAGTTTCAGTGCATCATTCTTCACCATTGTCTCTGTGCTTCAAACACAATAATCAAATATAATAATTAACATCAATATTAACTCATGATCCACCCCTTTTTCCCCATGCACATGGGTCATGCAGCAACATGTAaatgtttgcatcttgtgaCCAGTTtgataaaaatactgtttttcttttagagGCTGAGCAAAAGTTTGGGTCTGAAATAA encodes the following:
- the LOC117260654 gene encoding alpha-1A adrenergic receptor-like, with translation MSLSTDNVTNLWKNGSSELGGTPGASYPVNFTNSSGGNHTGVDLTRAIPLGLVLGAFIVFAIAGNILVILSVMCNRHLRTPTNYFIINLAIADLLLGTTVLPVSATLEILDYWVFGRIFCDIWAAVDVLCCTASIMSLCVISIDRYIGVSHPLQYPGIVTEKRALLAMLGVWVLSVVISIGPLLGWKQPPSPDDTECPITEEPFYALFSSLGSFYIPLIVILAMYCRVYIVAKRTTKNLEAGVMRERMNSGELTLRIHKGSQVHEEPGSSGTGKGRAHQARSSLTVKLLKFSREKKAAKTLGVVVGMFTLCWLPFFLALPIGSFNVNLRPPDVLFKVIFWLGYFNSCLNPIIYPCYNREFKLAFIRILRCQWSQRKRPGWRAYNYRSSNFSSSGHSRKSSTDHNSSCLNGSQRTLPSSASPSPSYLSQGLPPCPEGETLYIWGASTPTPSTPNLLPGSPADCQAGALRGEGRGGKPAEETTGGIFSFSFGKNKDKGGINKDSTVPDDKV